The sequence below is a genomic window from Lolium perenne isolate Kyuss_39 chromosome 4, Kyuss_2.0, whole genome shotgun sequence.
ACGAGCAGCAGGTCGGCGAGGAGCTGGACCTCACCGACGGCAACGTGCAGCTCCTCTGCCACGGCTACAGCGAGCACAACCTGAGCAACTCCGTGTGGTCGACGCGCGCCGATATCCCCAGCGCCGCGGCGGCGCACATGACGCTGCCGGCCGTGCGCGGCGACGAGGTGTTCGAGGTGCTGTGCTCGTACCGCGGCTCCAACCGCTGCTGGGCGCACGGCGTGCGGCTGTTCTGGAACCCGGGCCACGACGTGCTCCTCTGCAGGGAGTTGGGCGGCGGGTGCGAGGTCAGGTTCCGCAAGGACGGCGGCGTCGAGAAGCAGTACGGGACGGCGGGGTACAAGGCGCAGTACGACGCGCAGCCCCCCTTGTTCCTGGGCTTCGTGCCGGACTTCGACAACGCCAGGGACGGCGTCTGCTCGTCGTCGAGCTGCATCGGCAGGACGGTCAACAGGGTGATCGGCGAGGAGAGCTGCTGCGACGATTCCTGCGGGGGGTGGGAGATGGCAGCGCCAAAGAATTCATCGTGATCGCTTGCATTATTGTAGAATACCTTCCTCATTTCTGTATCATGTGTAGAGTACCTGATTTTCTTTATGATGTAGAGTATGCAACTAGAAACTGATTAATAGGAAAAAAACACAGATACACTTGAATCCCAATCCAATTTAACCTTTCGGCATGACAAGTTGACAACAGTAGCTTACAATAACTCAAATTTAGGACAGACTTTTTCCCCATTGGACCACTTGCTAAAAGTCGAAACTTAGACAGACTCTCAGTTCACATAACAGCAAAATAGGAGGTAACAACCAAGTTTTGTATCACACAGTTCTCATTGTGATTTAGGAGAATAACATCTCGACACCATTTAACAGAGGACTTGTGATTGTATCATTTCAGACTTctaaagcagaatatgaagctccccCGCGCCCATCAGTCAATGGATCTGAAAATAGGAGAGGAGAGTTTCAGATATCATGTAATCGGCAATGGAATTTTATAAGCTAATGCATAGGGAACGAAACTCACAGCTCCTTTGAAGTGCTCCAGAACAAATAGTCGAGCAGAATTCAGAATTAATCGTGATTGCATCTGGCATTTGACTGATTAGTTGCTAATCAGAGTCTTCGTAGACACCCTCATCATCGTCAAGATCATCAAAAGAACGAATGTCCAGCTGGTAGCGCAGGATACCACCAATGCCACCAAATCCTCGGCAAAACTGTGAGCCCTCTTGAGATTTGTTGGTAACAAATTCAAGAGTGCACCCGAACTTCTTGTATTCATTAGCAAACCATTCCAAAAGAGTTGTTTTCTCCTGAACTTCCAGCTCAGCATTGGTTTCTGCATCACGGAAATTGCTCTGGTCAGCTTCAGTCTCTTTGTTCAGATGCTTTATGATAATTTCTCCACTTGCACTGTGCTTAAGCACATATCGGTTGACATCAAGGTTTTCCCACACCATCAGAGTTTCAACAGCACCCATCTCAAGAGCCTTCAGGGTGTCATCAACGCCAAAGACATACTTCCCAGTATCTTGACTAATCTCTTCAAAGTACTTCCCAATCAACTTCTTCTCCTGTATGAACTTCACATTTGCTAGAATTTCAGCTGATAACTCAATGGCTTGGTTGAAACCATTCTCACCACCATATGAAACATCAACCACATTCAGTATTTTGGTCTGAAGGCGCTGATCAAACATGTCAGATTGGCTTAGTTCTGTTTTAAAATCAGCAGAACCAGCCAATATTAGTCCCGCAACATTAGGCTGGCTGGTAGCTGGGTTGATGAAGAACTGAGTGGCAAGTTCAGCTGTCTTCCGAACGTAATTATGACGCTTTTCCATCCGAAGGCGAGCAAAACGCAGAGCAGATTGCCCTCCTCTTCCATGCTTCTTTGGGAGATCTACAGTAAATTTGTGAAGCACTTCACGAGTGTTGCCACTAAGTGTGCCGAAAAGAGTTCCATTACCATCCATAATAATGAACCCAAACTTGTCATCAGATTCCAAGAGCTCACTCAAGGCTTCAGTGTGAAATTTGTTGTCGCAAAGGTACAAGGATGCATTGATAGGCTTGAATGGCTCAAAATCAATAGTAACCTTCTTCTCCTTGCCATCGTCAGTTAGAATTGTTCCAGTGTAGAGAACTAATCCATTTGGTGGAACCCTATTATACAGCTTCAGCCTCTGCTGAGCTGAGGTGATGGCTGCCAGAACAGATTGGCGGTTGACTCTACTCTTGATATTTGAAGCGGTACCATATTCATCACCCAGCATCTTGGTCACACGTGAGACTTGATCACGTGGAGGCATAATCAGAGAGATCATGCTTGTGCCATTGCCCCTAGCAGATTCAAGTCCCTTGATCAGCTTCTTAATCTTCCACATCTCAATATTCTTGTCGGTTTCATGACTATCAGACATCTTGACAAACTAGCGTGCTCAATTCACCTGCAGAATATAGAAGCTATTTTTTTAGGATAAAAAGTAGGGAATATAGAAGCTATCAACTGTATGAAAGGGATTAAATGGGAGCTGACAGCAAACAAGTGATAAAAAATGGAGTCTAAGATATTGCTGTCAGGAAATTAACTTAAGCTTTTGCCTGAAAATAGAGAGTGGGTGCACCCAAAGGCTATACAAAGCATGCACATTAGCCTGTTCCAGTAGCTGCAGTGCCATCTTACTTAAATACTACGAGAGCAAAATCAACATGCAATCTGCGTCAACTTTTGGACAGAATACAATTGTAGAAGTGGATAGGTTTGCAAGCTTTTAATTACCCACAGCAATATGCCAACAACAGTAAATACCATGAGTTGTCGCCTTGTCGGAGTTGGACACCGACAGATACGGAAGGAACTgcgatttttttaaaataatacatTTTTTTGGTTATTTTTAGAAATAATAACCGGTTCCAATCTTTGTCACAAATAATACACTGTCGGGGACACGTACCCCGATTAGAAAAAATCGGGAACAGCAAACCCGATTAGAGGTAGTCGGGGTAGGCTACCCCGAGTTCTTTGATTTTTTTGCGCCACGTGAAACTGTCCTTAGCTTTTGTAGTAATTCGGGTGGAGGAACCCGATTCTTCCCAATCAGGATAGAGTAACCCGACATGCATGGGGAAAATTAATATTGAACCTGCGGGCATATGCACCGGGCAGAACTCAGATTTTGATTGGTCCAGCTCTCACGCTGGGTCATACAGCAGCTGCTGTCATTCTCCAGTACAGAGGAGGATACAAAGCTGAATACATTCGTCGGGCCCAGCAATTAAGTGCCTATTCCCATCCGCAGCGAAATCATAGGCAGCGGCGGCGATGTCCCCTGAGCCGGACGAGCAGGACGACAAGGAGGAGGCGTAGGCCGTGCCGCGGCTGGGCATGTAGTCGCGGAGCATCTCGACAACATCCCGGTAGCGCAAGGAGCGCGTACCCAGAGCTCGAGCGCGGCGACGCCTCCAGCGCGGACGCCACGTGGCCGAGCGCCGCCTCCGCGCCGAATCGTCCACCGTGCACGCGCGGGTGTCGATGGAGACGAGGATTCTGGTCGGGGCGGCGGCGTCGGGGTGGGGCGGCGGCAGCGGAGCGGGGCGAGCTCGGGGCGGGGCGGGGCCTGGGCTGGTTCGGCCGGGAGCTGGCGAGGCTGGGCGGCAGCAGCGGAGCGGGGCGAGCTCGGGGCGGGGACTGGGCTGGTTCGGCCGGGAGCTGGCGAGGCTGGGCGGCGGCAGCGGAGCGGGGCGAGCTCGGGGCGGGGCCTGGGCTGGTTCGGCCAGGAGCTGGCGAGGCTGGGCGGCGCAGGGCCTGGGCTCGTTCAGCGGGGGCAGGGCCGGGAGCTGGCGAGGCTGGGCAGCGTGGAGGCGCCATGCGGCGTGCGTGCTGCGCCGGTGCAGCCTGGAGCCATGGTCCGTGGAGGGAGAAGAAGGCTGAACATGTCGTTTGCTGCTATGCATGCGGACGACGAGATGCGCGTGCCATCTGACATGCATGCCTTCGGCCAAATCAATTTTCAAGAAATCGGGTTAGAGAAACCCGACAACATGCGCTGGATCCGGATTCTCTGCTACTCGGGGTAGCCTACCCCGACTATCCCTAATCGGGTTTGCTGTTCCCGATTCTTTCTAGTCGGGGTACGTGTCCCCGACAGTGTATTATTTGTGACAAAGATTGAAACTGAGTATTATTTTTGGAAATAACGAGAAAaaatgtattatttaaaaaaaacgcGAAGGAATTGTATCCGCATGCTATTCTTTATTACAAGCAAAAAAGGAAAGTAAGGCCTGCCTCTTGTATTAAGATGTTAGAAATATTACAGTAAATTCCAAAACACAGGAAGTCTGGCCTTCAAACCAACTCTAAGCATACTGCTAACTGACATGGTACACCCTCGATTCCCGCGAGCTTGACATCTTAAAATCGATATGGTCCTGGATGGTGTGCGCGGCATGTTGCCGTGTGCAGAGCCCGGCCTCGAACACCTCTACAAACTCGAGATCTAGAAGATGTACCCTGGGTGCTTCTACAAACTCGAGATCTAGAAGAACTGCAGGCCACTTCTTGCACAAGACTAACAGACAGTGTGTGCTCAAAAATAGGAAACACAGTAGACCAGCCGACAAACAGAAAGATGTATGTACCCTGGGTCCAATTTAATCCTAGAACGGGTTCTTCTCCACGAACATAGCTTCGAATCTTACAAGCATACAGGAAAAAATAATACGAAACCATGTAAAATAGGACAGATGAGGCACACAGACATGAAAAAAAGATGCGTATAGCACGGGAAATGGCGGCCCGACATGGGTATCACCAATCCGCAGCAACGCAAACTTAGCACGGAGAAGCCTAAGCAGCTAGCCTGCTCAGATCTGCGAGCCCGGAGCTAAGAGCACGACAGCGGCAAAGCAAGAAACTAAGCTAATCTCAGCCCAAAACCGGATAGGCAAGGGCGGATCTAGATGGCGGCGTCGCGAATTCGTCGAGGTTAGTCTGAGATTTAAGGATTCACTAGATGCGCAAACGACATACCTCAATAATCGATATCTGCGGACGAGGTAGAACGGTgagggcgatggcggcggcggcggcggcggcggaggggtttGTGTAGTAGGGAAGGGAAGGGCAGGGTTGGGAGATGACTGGGTGAGGTTTCGGCGTTGACGGTAACGGTAAAGTACGGCACAGCGGCGGTAGACTGATAATGGGAGAGATCTCAGGGTACGTTGGGTTGCTGTCCAAGACGAATTTTACCAAAAGTTTGGCCGGTCAAAATTTTGGTCATTGTTTGCGTAGCCTGTCAATTTTTTGGTATGTTCTTCTTGACACAATAGGGAAGCTTTTTCTCCTTGCTAACATTGGGTTAATCATAGACAACCAAAAAATATAAAATATCCTGTGCTTtatcaacaaaaaaaaaatcctgtGAAAACCAAGTTAACATGTAAACGGGTGAAAACTAAGTGAAACTATGTTTCAAAGTTCCATTTTGAAAAACAAATGCAGCGCTGATGTGATGTTCTACCAGCATGTAACTTCAAGTTCAGCAACAAATTCATTTAGGAGGtgtgaaaaaaataaaatcaacAACAAAAAAATATGACATCACTATTCATGCATAACTTTTTTTTCTTGCCTTCAAAATAAATATTAGTTTGAACGTAAAATTTTACATGTTTCTATAAAAGATCATGTTTCTAACATACTTTATTATGGTGAGAATTTTTAAAAGCTTATGAACGTTTTCACGAAGTTTTCATTATGACTTGTTCACTCGGTTCAATAACATGAGATGCTTTCTCAAGCTAAAACCAATTACCAAAACgttctatttttttaaaaaaaataggcAAGCAGCCACCTCATTAAAACCCTTCCAGTCCCGTTTGGTACCCTAGAAGGAAAAAAATGCGTCTGAAACTTGATGTCGGAACCACAAATACAATTACAAGTTTGTGAGTAAAGTCACATCTCTAAAAACAAAAGGTAAAATAAAATCGGGGGGAACATCCACCCAACTAAGAATCTCCTTAGAACTAAAAGAAAATCTAGCTAATTCATGAGCTACTTGATTAGCCTCCCTCTTACGGTGCAAAAACTGGATATCCGTCATTACGCTTGCCATCTGGAAACAGTCAGCTAATATAGCCGAATAAGGACCATTAATCTCCACCTCTCCAATGCATGCCTGAATTAGTTCCAGAGAATCAGACTCAACGATACATGAAGAACAATCAATTTTATCCAGAAATTCCAAACCTTTCAACAATGCATATGCTTCCGCAGTCGCTGCGCTCAAGAGATTATCCAGGGGACACGCCATACCCCCTAAAACCTCGCCCTTTGCATTTCTAAGCACTGCACCCGCCGATCCAGTCCCATTCATAACATAGGAGGCATCGATATTTAACTTGAGCTTGCCTCTACGAGGTTTTAGCCAATTTATTTCTTTTACCACGGATTTACTTATTGCAGTCCCATAATTTGCCGTTATTGCATTGATCGCAAAGGCAGAATTTTTTGGCGGGCTAACCCTCTCACCCTTTACCTTCTCCCTCCTTTGCCACCAAATGTACCAACTGGCCATggctattatttcatgtgagtacACTTGCTCAAGATGTGTTACCTCCTTGTTCGGTGATCTCACGATATGCTCCAACACCATCGAGCCCTACCGATCTACACATAATGCTTGCTCAATCTCACTCATTAAACCCAATTATGTCCATACTTCCTTCGCACTCTCACAACTGAACATGATATGATTAATATCTCCAGGACCAAACTTACAGATTGGGCATTGCGGTGCAACTTTAATGTGACGATCGGCGAGAATGGTCATACCACGGAGGACACCATGCAGCGCCTTCCACAAAAATATTTTCACTTTACTTAGGATATTGAGCTTCCacattgacgagggatcacctcggcaatgcctacgtattgtagacttgggtttcgggagagagcgacgatggagattccggggacgagattaggcacacgacgtacccagcttcgggtcccctcggtggaggatccctacatgctgctagcaatccagtatatgatcacagatgtgtttacagggtgccgccataggcggagctatcttgtctatattctgtctatctctTCCTCCctctttcgggtgccctggctagctttatatatgcaaccagcctagggttttacaagagtcctagtcgactacttcttcgggttgccttgttgggccttctccatatttggtcttctccatattgggccgagccgggtatactaataatgggtatccgaaggatatgcccatgtcagtagcccccgagtttatagggaagtcgaagacttgcgtagaaactccaagcataaccatctccggagtcgaagaaaatacaaggcgaggtccatgtcgttgatcatgtgtagcgtagatgatgtcgatgattcttgaaattatcgggtgcgcggcagcgctcccgatgggagtagcccccgagtctatgggcaagtgtttgcacttgggcatagactcaagttgtactactcgatgaagaacttaactatatttccagagaacttgatgaaatccatgtgctcccgatgggagtaggctccactcgagtcgtagaatcgagttgagtctacaaaccttgattgccatagatgctgtcgaagttaattttctatcgggtgcgcgaccagcgctcccgatgggagtagcccccgaggctacagccaagtgtttgcacttgggtgtaggctcaacttgcttgtaattgactccataatttttcctctttcttatcgggagggtgaacaatactctcgataagagtagcccccgagcctatgagcaggtgcttgcacctaggcataggctcaagttgtactactcgataaacaacttggcgcagcccctctttttatcgactccaggccgttgcgatttttatttgacattgatatctatattgtacagggataatggtagttggggctagttcatctgacggatcaggtactagttaactgctctagtggcaatccgcaaaaacctacttcaagatcacgtccctggacatgatctcgggatactggtgtaaacttcgacaggtgccgcttaaggtcttaccattctgtcgagtctcagtcatatttatcgggtacctaacgtgtccgttaggatttttcttcgtatctgttgatacggataaaagtagcagagcgcagtctttggcgatgccacgccacacagaacggatctggggtcttaccttcgcagagttttgcggcattcagagattgttcgcgactttggcgctctgagaatattttgtc
It includes:
- the LOC127293262 gene encoding eukaryotic peptide chain release factor subunit 1-3, whose amino-acid sequence is MSDSHETDKNIEMWKIKKLIKGLESARGNGTSMISLIMPPRDQVSRVTKMLGDEYGTASNIKSRVNRQSVLAAITSAQQRLKLYNRVPPNGLVLYTGTILTDDGKEKKVTIDFEPFKPINASLYLCDNKFHTEALSELLESDDKFGFIIMDGNGTLFGTLSGNTREVLHKFTVDLPKKHGRGGQSALRFARLRMEKRHNYVRKTAELATQFFINPATSQPNVAGLILAGSADFKTELSQSDMFDQRLQTKILNVVDVSYGGENGFNQAIELSAEILANVKFIQEKKLIGKYFEEISQDTGKYVFGVDDTLKALEMGAVETLMVWENLDVNRYVLKHSASGEIIIKHLNKETEADQSNFRDAETNAELEVQEKTTLLEWFANEYKKFGCTLEFVTNKSQEGSQFCRGFGGIGGILRYQLDIRSFDDLDDDEGVYEDSD